Proteins encoded within one genomic window of Citricoccus muralis:
- a CDS encoding protein jag, giving the protein MSEETMSTEDDETTAPSSVDEESDLAADYVEELLDIADIDGDIDIEIRNGRIYLSVLADQQNERLQDLIGHKGKGLEALQELVRLAVLSSTGNRSRLILDIAGYRDERAKELTALAEEAIERVKSGEEEAVHLKPMSAYERKIVHDVIADAGLVSESEGESSRRHVVVSAEA; this is encoded by the coding sequence ATGAGCGAAGAGACGATGAGCACGGAGGACGACGAGACGACAGCTCCCAGCTCAGTCGACGAAGAAAGCGATCTCGCCGCGGACTACGTTGAAGAACTACTCGATATTGCCGATATCGATGGTGATATTGACATTGAGATCCGTAACGGTCGCATCTATCTTTCGGTGCTCGCGGACCAGCAGAACGAGCGTCTGCAGGATCTGATTGGACACAAGGGCAAGGGTCTTGAAGCCCTTCAGGAGCTTGTGCGTCTTGCTGTGCTATCTTCTACCGGCAACCGGTCACGGCTGATTCTCGACATTGCTGGGTATCGCGATGAGCGAGCCAAAGAATTGACGGCTCTCGCTGAAGAAGCCATCGAGCGTGTTAAGAGTGGCGAAGAAGAGGCTGTTCACCTGAAGCCGATGAGTGCCTACGAACGCAAGATCGTTCACGACGTTATTGCTGACGCCGGGCTCGTGAGCGAATCCGAGGGCGAGTCCTCACGTCGGCACGTCGTAGTTTCTGCAGAGGCGTAG
- the rsmG gene encoding 16S rRNA (guanine(527)-N(7))-methyltransferase RsmG — MTEANDEFVDVSLTSASPETKLAVDAVFGDAAELADQYVRHLSTTGIEWGLLGPREVPRLWERHVLNCAVVEELIPQGALVADVGSGAGLPGLALAIARPESQFILIEPLERRVAWIDMVVDDLGLTNVDVVRARSEQVAGNLDVDIVTARAVSALKSLLPLTIPLLSGSGELLAIKGRSAPDEVVSAQKALKKYGCGQPEVLQAGADVLVEATTIVRVPVG, encoded by the coding sequence ATGACAGAAGCCAATGACGAATTTGTTGATGTCTCGCTGACATCAGCATCCCCTGAGACGAAACTTGCAGTGGATGCTGTCTTTGGTGACGCCGCGGAATTGGCTGACCAGTATGTCCGTCACTTGTCCACGACGGGCATTGAGTGGGGTCTCCTAGGGCCGCGTGAAGTGCCCCGTCTCTGGGAACGGCATGTGCTTAACTGTGCGGTAGTCGAAGAGCTCATTCCACAGGGAGCCTTGGTGGCTGATGTCGGTTCTGGGGCTGGGTTGCCTGGGCTTGCACTGGCCATAGCGCGTCCAGAGTCCCAGTTCATCCTTATCGAGCCGCTGGAACGACGCGTTGCATGGATAGATATGGTCGTCGATGATCTCGGCCTGACCAACGTCGATGTGGTTCGTGCACGGTCTGAGCAAGTGGCTGGGAATTTGGATGTGGATATCGTGACCGCTCGCGCAGTGTCTGCGCTAAAGTCCTTGTTGCCGTTGACGATTCCCCTTCTATCCGGTTCGGGCGAACTGCTGGCGATAAAGGGTCGTAGTGCTCCGGATGAAGTCGTCTCAGCACAGAAGGCGCTCAAAAAGTACGGCTGTGGGCAGCCGGAGGTTCTGCAAGCCGGCGCCGATGTTTTAGTCGAAGCTACAACTATTGTCCGTGTCCCCGTTGGCTAG